The following coding sequences lie in one Bos taurus isolate L1 Dominette 01449 registration number 42190680 breed Hereford chromosome 28, ARS-UCD2.0, whole genome shotgun sequence genomic window:
- the NDST2 gene encoding bifunctional heparan sulfate N-deacetylase/N-sulfotransferase 2 isoform X2: MLKLWKVVRPARQLELHRLILLLIAFSLGSMGFLAYYVSTSPKAKEPLPLPLGDCSSGAAGGPGPVRPPVPPRPPRPPETARTEPVVLVFVESAYSQLGQEIVAILESSRFRYSTELAPGRGDMPTLTDHTRGRYVLVIYENLLKYVNLDAWSRELLDRYCVEYGVGIIGFFRAHEHSLLSAQLKGFPLFLHSNLGLRDYQVNPTAPLLHLTRPSRLEPGPLPGDDWTIFQSNHSTYEPVLLASLRLAEPPVPGPVPRRARLPTVVQDLGLHDGIQRVLFGHGLSFWLHKLVFVDAVAYLTGKRLCLDLDRYILVDIDDIFVGKEGTRMKVADVEALLTTQNKLRTLVPNFTFNLGFSGKFYHTGTEEEDAGDDMLLKHRREFWWFPHMWSHMQPHLFHNRSVLADQMRLNKQFALEHGIPTDLGYAVAPHHSGVYPIHTQLYEAWKSVWGIQVTSTEEYPHLRPARYRRGFIHNGIMVLPRQTCGLFTHTIFYNEYPGGSRELDRSIRGGELFLTVLLNPISIFMTHLSNYGNDRLGLYTFESLVRFLQCWTRLRLQTLPPVPLARKYFDLFPQERSPLWQNPCDDKRHKDIWSKEKTCDRLPKFLIVGPQKTGTTAIHFFLSLHPAVTSSFPSPSTFEEIQFFNGPNYHKGIDWYMDFFPVPSNASTDFLFEKSATYFDSEVVPRRGAALLPRAKIITVLTNPADRAYSWYQVISASSQAPPALRSLQNRCLVPGYYSTHLQRWLTYFPSGQLLIVDGQELRTNPAASMESIQKFLGITPFLNYTRTLRFDEDKGFWCQGLEGGKTRCLGKSKGRKYPDMDAESRLFLTDFFRNHNLELSKLLSRLGQPVPSWLREELQHSSSG; encoded by the exons ATGCTCAAGCTGTGGAAGGTGGTACGCCCAGCTCGGCAGCTGGAACTGCACCGCCTCATACTGCTGCTGATTGCTTTCAGTCTGGGCTCCATGGGCTTCTTGGCTTACTACGTATCCACCAGCCCCAAGGCCAAGGAACCGTTGCCCCTCCCCTTGGGAGACTGCAGCAGTGGCGCAGCGGGTGGTCCTGGCCCGGTTCGGCCTCCAGTCCCACCCCGGCCCCCCAGGCCTCCAGAGACAGCGCGAACTGAACCCGTGGTCCTTGTGTTTGTGGAGAGTGCATACTCGCAGCTGGGGCAGGAGATCGTGGCCATCTTGGAGTCTAGCCGTTTTCGTTACAGCACTGAGCTGGCACCTGGCCGAGGGGACATGCCCACACTGACGGATCATACCCGGGGCCGGTATGTCTTGGTCATTTATGAGAACCTGCTCAAGTACGTCAACCTGGATGCCTGGAGTCGGGAACTGCTAGACCGGTACTGTGTGGAGTACGGTGTAGGCATCATTGGCTTTTTCCGAGCCCATGAGCACAGCCTACTGAGTGCCCAGCTCAAGGGCTTTCCCCTTTTTCTCCATTCAAACTTGGGGCTTCGGGACTACCAAGTGAATCCTACAGCTCCACTCCTACATCTCACACGTCCCAGCCGCCTGGAGCCTGGGCCACTACCCGGTGATGACTGGACCATCTTCCAATCCAACCACAGCACCTATGAACCAGTGCTTCTCGCCAGCCTTCGGCTGGCTGAGCCCCCTGTGCCAGGACCAGTGCCTCGCCGGGCCCGGCTTCCCACTGTGGTGCAGGACCTGGGGCTTCACGATGGCATCCAGCGGGTGCTGTTTGGTCACGGCCTCTCCTTCTGGCTCCACAAACTAGTTTTCGTCGATGCCGTTGCATACCTCACTGGCAAGCGCCTCTGCTTGGACCTTGACCGTTACATCTTGGTAGACATCGATGACATCTTTGTGGGCAAGGAAGGTACCCGCATGAAGGTGGCTGATGTTGAG GCCCTGTTGACCACGCAGAACAAACTCAGGACCTTAGTCCCCAACTTCACCTTCAACTTGGGCTTCTCGGGCAAGTTCTATCATACTG GGACAGAGGAGGAGGATGCTGGGGACGACATGCTGCTGAAGCACCGCCGAGAGTTCTGGTGGTTCCCCCACATGTGGAGCCACATGCAGCCACATCTGTTCCACAATCGCTCCGTGCTGGCTGACCAGATGAGGCTCAACAAACAGTTTGCTCTG GAACATGGGATTCCCACGGATCTGGGGTATGCTGTGGCCCCCCACCACTCCGGCGTGTACCCCATCCACACACAGCTCTATGAAGCCTGGAAATCTGTGTGGGGCATCCAGGTGACCAGCACTGAGGAGTACCCCCACCTCCGCCCTGCCCGCTACCGCCGTGGCTTCATTCACAATGGCATTATG gtgcTGCCGCGGCAGACATGTGGTCTCTTCACTCACACAATCTTCTATAATGAGTATCCAGGAGGCTCTCGTGAACTCGACCGGAGCATCCGAGGTGGAGAACTCTTTCTGACAGTGCTGCTTAATCCG ATCAGCATCTTTATGACTCATCTGTCTAATTATGGAAATGATCGGCTGGGCCTGTACACCTTTGAGAGCCTGGTGCGCTTTCTCCAGTGCTGGACGAGGCTGCGCCTACAGACCCTTCCTCCTGTCCCTCTTGCACGAAAGTACTTTGACCTCTTCCCTCAAGAGCGAAGCCCCCTTTGGCAG AATCCCTGTGACGACAAGAGGCACAAAGATATCTGGTCCAAGGAGAAAACCTGTGATCGGCTCCCCAAGTTCCTCATTGTGGGACCCCAGAAGACAG GGACCACAGCTATTCACTTCTTCCTGAGCCTGCATCCAGCTGTGACTAGCAGTTTTCCTAGCCCCAGCACCTTTGAGGAGATTCAGTTCTTCAACGGCCCTAATTACCACAAGGGCATTGACTG GTACATGGATTTCTTCCCTGTCCCTTCCAATGCCAGCACTGATTTCCTATTTGAAAAAAGTGCCACGTACTTTGACTCAGAGGTTGTACCACGGCGGGGAGCTGCCCTCCTGCCACGAGCCAAGATCATCACTGTGCTCACCAACCCTGCTGACAGGGCATACTCCTGGTACCAG GTGATTTCAGCCTCCTCCCAGGCCCCTCCAGCACTTCGCTCCCTACAAAACCGTTGTCTTGTCCCCGGCTACTATTCCACTCACTTACAACGCTGGCTGACTTACTTCCCCTCTGGACAG TTGCTGATTGTGGATGGGCAAGAGCTGCGTACCAACCCAGCTGCCTCAATGGAGAGCATCCAGAAGTTCCTGGGTATCACACCCTTTCTGAACTACACACGGACCCTCAG GTTCGATGAAGATAAGGGATTCTGGTGCCAGGGACTTGAAGGTGGCAAGACTCGTTGTCTAGGAAAGAGCAAAGGTCGGAAGTACCCAGATATGGACGCTGAG TCCCGCCTTTTCCTTACGGATTTTTTCCGGAACCACAATTTGGAGCTGTCAAAGCTGCTGAGCCGGCTTGGACAGCCAGTGCCCTCATGGCTTCGAGaagaactgcagcattccagttCGGGCTGA
- the NDST2 gene encoding bifunctional heparan sulfate N-deacetylase/N-sulfotransferase 2 isoform X1: MLKLWKVVRPARQLELHRLILLLIAFSLGSMGFLAYYVSTSPKAKEPLPLPLGDCSSGAAGGPGPVRPPVPPRPPRPPETARTEPVVLVFVESAYSQLGQEIVAILESSRFRYSTELAPGRGDMPTLTDHTRGRYVLVIYENLLKYVNLDAWSRELLDRYCVEYGVGIIGFFRAHEHSLLSAQLKGFPLFLHSNLGLRDYQVNPTAPLLHLTRPSRLEPGPLPGDDWTIFQSNHSTYEPVLLASLRLAEPPVPGPVPRRARLPTVVQDLGLHDGIQRVLFGHGLSFWLHKLVFVDAVAYLTGKRLCLDLDRYILVDIDDIFVGKEGTRMKVADVEALLTTQNKLRTLVPNFTFNLGFSGKFYHTGTEEEDAGDDMLLKHRREFWWFPHMWSHMQPHLFHNRSVLADQMRLNKQFALEHGIPTDLGYAVAPHHSGVYPIHTQLYEAWKSVWGIQVTSTEEYPHLRPARYRRGFIHNGIMVLPRQTCGLFTHTIFYNEYPGGSRELDRSIRGGELFLTVLLNPISIFMTHLSNYGNDRLGLYTFESLVRFLQCWTRLRLQTLPPVPLARKYFDLFPQERSPLWQNPCDDKRHKDIWSKEKTCDRLPKFLIVGPQKTGTTAIHFFLSLHPAVTSSFPSPSTFEEIQFFNGPNYHKGIDWYMDFFPVPSNASTDFLFEKSATYFDSEVVPRRGAALLPRAKIITVLTNPADRAYSWYQHQRAHGDPVALNYTFYQVISASSQAPPALRSLQNRCLVPGYYSTHLQRWLTYFPSGQLLIVDGQELRTNPAASMESIQKFLGITPFLNYTRTLRFDEDKGFWCQGLEGGKTRCLGKSKGRKYPDMDAESRLFLTDFFRNHNLELSKLLSRLGQPVPSWLREELQHSSSG; encoded by the exons ATGCTCAAGCTGTGGAAGGTGGTACGCCCAGCTCGGCAGCTGGAACTGCACCGCCTCATACTGCTGCTGATTGCTTTCAGTCTGGGCTCCATGGGCTTCTTGGCTTACTACGTATCCACCAGCCCCAAGGCCAAGGAACCGTTGCCCCTCCCCTTGGGAGACTGCAGCAGTGGCGCAGCGGGTGGTCCTGGCCCGGTTCGGCCTCCAGTCCCACCCCGGCCCCCCAGGCCTCCAGAGACAGCGCGAACTGAACCCGTGGTCCTTGTGTTTGTGGAGAGTGCATACTCGCAGCTGGGGCAGGAGATCGTGGCCATCTTGGAGTCTAGCCGTTTTCGTTACAGCACTGAGCTGGCACCTGGCCGAGGGGACATGCCCACACTGACGGATCATACCCGGGGCCGGTATGTCTTGGTCATTTATGAGAACCTGCTCAAGTACGTCAACCTGGATGCCTGGAGTCGGGAACTGCTAGACCGGTACTGTGTGGAGTACGGTGTAGGCATCATTGGCTTTTTCCGAGCCCATGAGCACAGCCTACTGAGTGCCCAGCTCAAGGGCTTTCCCCTTTTTCTCCATTCAAACTTGGGGCTTCGGGACTACCAAGTGAATCCTACAGCTCCACTCCTACATCTCACACGTCCCAGCCGCCTGGAGCCTGGGCCACTACCCGGTGATGACTGGACCATCTTCCAATCCAACCACAGCACCTATGAACCAGTGCTTCTCGCCAGCCTTCGGCTGGCTGAGCCCCCTGTGCCAGGACCAGTGCCTCGCCGGGCCCGGCTTCCCACTGTGGTGCAGGACCTGGGGCTTCACGATGGCATCCAGCGGGTGCTGTTTGGTCACGGCCTCTCCTTCTGGCTCCACAAACTAGTTTTCGTCGATGCCGTTGCATACCTCACTGGCAAGCGCCTCTGCTTGGACCTTGACCGTTACATCTTGGTAGACATCGATGACATCTTTGTGGGCAAGGAAGGTACCCGCATGAAGGTGGCTGATGTTGAG GCCCTGTTGACCACGCAGAACAAACTCAGGACCTTAGTCCCCAACTTCACCTTCAACTTGGGCTTCTCGGGCAAGTTCTATCATACTG GGACAGAGGAGGAGGATGCTGGGGACGACATGCTGCTGAAGCACCGCCGAGAGTTCTGGTGGTTCCCCCACATGTGGAGCCACATGCAGCCACATCTGTTCCACAATCGCTCCGTGCTGGCTGACCAGATGAGGCTCAACAAACAGTTTGCTCTG GAACATGGGATTCCCACGGATCTGGGGTATGCTGTGGCCCCCCACCACTCCGGCGTGTACCCCATCCACACACAGCTCTATGAAGCCTGGAAATCTGTGTGGGGCATCCAGGTGACCAGCACTGAGGAGTACCCCCACCTCCGCCCTGCCCGCTACCGCCGTGGCTTCATTCACAATGGCATTATG gtgcTGCCGCGGCAGACATGTGGTCTCTTCACTCACACAATCTTCTATAATGAGTATCCAGGAGGCTCTCGTGAACTCGACCGGAGCATCCGAGGTGGAGAACTCTTTCTGACAGTGCTGCTTAATCCG ATCAGCATCTTTATGACTCATCTGTCTAATTATGGAAATGATCGGCTGGGCCTGTACACCTTTGAGAGCCTGGTGCGCTTTCTCCAGTGCTGGACGAGGCTGCGCCTACAGACCCTTCCTCCTGTCCCTCTTGCACGAAAGTACTTTGACCTCTTCCCTCAAGAGCGAAGCCCCCTTTGGCAG AATCCCTGTGACGACAAGAGGCACAAAGATATCTGGTCCAAGGAGAAAACCTGTGATCGGCTCCCCAAGTTCCTCATTGTGGGACCCCAGAAGACAG GGACCACAGCTATTCACTTCTTCCTGAGCCTGCATCCAGCTGTGACTAGCAGTTTTCCTAGCCCCAGCACCTTTGAGGAGATTCAGTTCTTCAACGGCCCTAATTACCACAAGGGCATTGACTG GTACATGGATTTCTTCCCTGTCCCTTCCAATGCCAGCACTGATTTCCTATTTGAAAAAAGTGCCACGTACTTTGACTCAGAGGTTGTACCACGGCGGGGAGCTGCCCTCCTGCCACGAGCCAAGATCATCACTGTGCTCACCAACCCTGCTGACAGGGCATACTCCTGGTACCAG CATCAGCGAGCACATGGAGACCCAGTTGCTCTGAACTATACCTTCTACCAGGTGATTTCAGCCTCCTCCCAGGCCCCTCCAGCACTTCGCTCCCTACAAAACCGTTGTCTTGTCCCCGGCTACTATTCCACTCACTTACAACGCTGGCTGACTTACTTCCCCTCTGGACAG TTGCTGATTGTGGATGGGCAAGAGCTGCGTACCAACCCAGCTGCCTCAATGGAGAGCATCCAGAAGTTCCTGGGTATCACACCCTTTCTGAACTACACACGGACCCTCAG GTTCGATGAAGATAAGGGATTCTGGTGCCAGGGACTTGAAGGTGGCAAGACTCGTTGTCTAGGAAAGAGCAAAGGTCGGAAGTACCCAGATATGGACGCTGAG TCCCGCCTTTTCCTTACGGATTTTTTCCGGAACCACAATTTGGAGCTGTCAAAGCTGCTGAGCCGGCTTGGACAGCCAGTGCCCTCATGGCTTCGAGaagaactgcagcattccagttCGGGCTGA
- the NDST2 gene encoding bifunctional heparan sulfate N-deacetylase/N-sulfotransferase 2 isoform X3, whose product MLKLWKVVRPARQLELHRLILLLIAFSLGSMGFLAYYVSTSPKAKEPLPLPLGDCSSGAAGGPGPVRPPVPPRPPRPPETARTEPVVLVFVESAYSQLGQEIVAILESSRFRYSTELAPGRGDMPTLTDHTRGRYVLVIYENLLKYVNLDAWSRELLDRYCVEYGVGIIGFFRAHEHSLLSAQLKGFPLFLHSNLGLRDYQVNPTAPLLHLTRPSRLEPGPLPGDDWTIFQSNHSTYEPVLLASLRLAEPPVPGPVPRRARLPTVVQDLGLHDGIQRVLFGHGLSFWLHKLVFVDAVAYLTGKRLCLDLDRYILVDIDDIFVGKEGTRMKVADVEALLTTQNKLRTLVPNFTFNLGFSGKFYHTGTEEEDAGDDMLLKHRREFWWFPHMWSHMQPHLFHNRSVLADQMRLNKQFALVLPRQTCGLFTHTIFYNEYPGGSRELDRSIRGGELFLTVLLNPISIFMTHLSNYGNDRLGLYTFESLVRFLQCWTRLRLQTLPPVPLARKYFDLFPQERSPLWQNPCDDKRHKDIWSKEKTCDRLPKFLIVGPQKTGTTAIHFFLSLHPAVTSSFPSPSTFEEIQFFNGPNYHKGIDWYMDFFPVPSNASTDFLFEKSATYFDSEVVPRRGAALLPRAKIITVLTNPADRAYSWYQHQRAHGDPVALNYTFYQVISASSQAPPALRSLQNRCLVPGYYSTHLQRWLTYFPSGQLLIVDGQELRTNPAASMESIQKFLGITPFLNYTRTLRFDEDKGFWCQGLEGGKTRCLGKSKGRKYPDMDAESRLFLTDFFRNHNLELSKLLSRLGQPVPSWLREELQHSSSG is encoded by the exons ATGCTCAAGCTGTGGAAGGTGGTACGCCCAGCTCGGCAGCTGGAACTGCACCGCCTCATACTGCTGCTGATTGCTTTCAGTCTGGGCTCCATGGGCTTCTTGGCTTACTACGTATCCACCAGCCCCAAGGCCAAGGAACCGTTGCCCCTCCCCTTGGGAGACTGCAGCAGTGGCGCAGCGGGTGGTCCTGGCCCGGTTCGGCCTCCAGTCCCACCCCGGCCCCCCAGGCCTCCAGAGACAGCGCGAACTGAACCCGTGGTCCTTGTGTTTGTGGAGAGTGCATACTCGCAGCTGGGGCAGGAGATCGTGGCCATCTTGGAGTCTAGCCGTTTTCGTTACAGCACTGAGCTGGCACCTGGCCGAGGGGACATGCCCACACTGACGGATCATACCCGGGGCCGGTATGTCTTGGTCATTTATGAGAACCTGCTCAAGTACGTCAACCTGGATGCCTGGAGTCGGGAACTGCTAGACCGGTACTGTGTGGAGTACGGTGTAGGCATCATTGGCTTTTTCCGAGCCCATGAGCACAGCCTACTGAGTGCCCAGCTCAAGGGCTTTCCCCTTTTTCTCCATTCAAACTTGGGGCTTCGGGACTACCAAGTGAATCCTACAGCTCCACTCCTACATCTCACACGTCCCAGCCGCCTGGAGCCTGGGCCACTACCCGGTGATGACTGGACCATCTTCCAATCCAACCACAGCACCTATGAACCAGTGCTTCTCGCCAGCCTTCGGCTGGCTGAGCCCCCTGTGCCAGGACCAGTGCCTCGCCGGGCCCGGCTTCCCACTGTGGTGCAGGACCTGGGGCTTCACGATGGCATCCAGCGGGTGCTGTTTGGTCACGGCCTCTCCTTCTGGCTCCACAAACTAGTTTTCGTCGATGCCGTTGCATACCTCACTGGCAAGCGCCTCTGCTTGGACCTTGACCGTTACATCTTGGTAGACATCGATGACATCTTTGTGGGCAAGGAAGGTACCCGCATGAAGGTGGCTGATGTTGAG GCCCTGTTGACCACGCAGAACAAACTCAGGACCTTAGTCCCCAACTTCACCTTCAACTTGGGCTTCTCGGGCAAGTTCTATCATACTG GGACAGAGGAGGAGGATGCTGGGGACGACATGCTGCTGAAGCACCGCCGAGAGTTCTGGTGGTTCCCCCACATGTGGAGCCACATGCAGCCACATCTGTTCCACAATCGCTCCGTGCTGGCTGACCAGATGAGGCTCAACAAACAGTTTGCTCTG gtgcTGCCGCGGCAGACATGTGGTCTCTTCACTCACACAATCTTCTATAATGAGTATCCAGGAGGCTCTCGTGAACTCGACCGGAGCATCCGAGGTGGAGAACTCTTTCTGACAGTGCTGCTTAATCCG ATCAGCATCTTTATGACTCATCTGTCTAATTATGGAAATGATCGGCTGGGCCTGTACACCTTTGAGAGCCTGGTGCGCTTTCTCCAGTGCTGGACGAGGCTGCGCCTACAGACCCTTCCTCCTGTCCCTCTTGCACGAAAGTACTTTGACCTCTTCCCTCAAGAGCGAAGCCCCCTTTGGCAG AATCCCTGTGACGACAAGAGGCACAAAGATATCTGGTCCAAGGAGAAAACCTGTGATCGGCTCCCCAAGTTCCTCATTGTGGGACCCCAGAAGACAG GGACCACAGCTATTCACTTCTTCCTGAGCCTGCATCCAGCTGTGACTAGCAGTTTTCCTAGCCCCAGCACCTTTGAGGAGATTCAGTTCTTCAACGGCCCTAATTACCACAAGGGCATTGACTG GTACATGGATTTCTTCCCTGTCCCTTCCAATGCCAGCACTGATTTCCTATTTGAAAAAAGTGCCACGTACTTTGACTCAGAGGTTGTACCACGGCGGGGAGCTGCCCTCCTGCCACGAGCCAAGATCATCACTGTGCTCACCAACCCTGCTGACAGGGCATACTCCTGGTACCAG CATCAGCGAGCACATGGAGACCCAGTTGCTCTGAACTATACCTTCTACCAGGTGATTTCAGCCTCCTCCCAGGCCCCTCCAGCACTTCGCTCCCTACAAAACCGTTGTCTTGTCCCCGGCTACTATTCCACTCACTTACAACGCTGGCTGACTTACTTCCCCTCTGGACAG TTGCTGATTGTGGATGGGCAAGAGCTGCGTACCAACCCAGCTGCCTCAATGGAGAGCATCCAGAAGTTCCTGGGTATCACACCCTTTCTGAACTACACACGGACCCTCAG GTTCGATGAAGATAAGGGATTCTGGTGCCAGGGACTTGAAGGTGGCAAGACTCGTTGTCTAGGAAAGAGCAAAGGTCGGAAGTACCCAGATATGGACGCTGAG TCCCGCCTTTTCCTTACGGATTTTTTCCGGAACCACAATTTGGAGCTGTCAAAGCTGCTGAGCCGGCTTGGACAGCCAGTGCCCTCATGGCTTCGAGaagaactgcagcattccagttCGGGCTGA